From Tripterygium wilfordii isolate XIE 37 chromosome 16, ASM1340144v1, whole genome shotgun sequence, one genomic window encodes:
- the LOC119980667 gene encoding extensin-2-like: MRISGRGPNGGRFWPQCVLAIAVLFVALSNVGSVSADDKYLYSSPPPPYEYKSPPPPSPSPPPPYEYKSPPPPSSSPPPPYEYKSPPPPKHSPPPPYYYKSPPPPSPSPPPPYYYKSPPPPEHSPPPPYFYKSPPPPEHSPPPPYYYKSPPPPEKSPPPPYYYKSPPPPEKSPPPPYYYKSPPPPEKSPPPPYYYKSPPPPEKSPPPPYYYKSPPPPVHSPPPPYYYKSPPPPEKSPPPPYYYKSPPPPVHSPPPPYYYKSPPPPEKSPPPPYYYKSPPPPVHSPPPPYYYKSPPPPEKSPPPPYYYKSPPPPVHSPPPPYYYKSPPPPSHPPPSPYYYKSPPPPYYYTSPPPPAPYPHPHPHPHPFVVKVVGKVYCYRCYDWTYPVKSHNKKHLTGAVVEVTCKVGDKTTTAYGKTKDNGKYSITVEGFDYKKYGVEACKAKLHAPPKDSPCNVPTSLHWGNKGATLKVKSGNKYEVVFKAKPFAYAPKTPYKGCEKPKPSPSPYYYTSPPPPPPTYVYKSPPPPTYVYKSPPPPPYVYKSPPPPPPKYIYKSPPPPPYIYKSPPPPPPTYIYKSPPPPPYVYKSPPPPPPKYIYKSPPPPPYVYKSPPPPPPKYIYKSPPPPPYMYKSPPPPPPTYIYKSPPPPPYIYKSPPPPVHSPPPYYYKSPPPPVHSPPPPYYYKSPPPPVYSPPPYYYKSPPPPVHSPPPPYYYKSPPPPSPSPPPPYYYKSPPPPEKSPPPPYYYKSPPPPVHSPPPPYYYKSPPPPVKSPPPPYYYKSPPPPVHSPPPPYYYKSPPPPPEKSLPPPYYYKSPPPPVHSPPPPYYYKSPPPPVHSPPPPYYYKSPPPPEKSPPPPYYYKSPPPPVHSPPPPYYYKSPPPPEKSPPPPYYYKSPPPPEESPPPPYYYKSPPPPVHSPPPPYYYKSPPPPEESPPPPYHYKSPPPPVHSPPPPYYYKSPPPPEKSPPPPYYYKSPPPPVHSPPPPYYYKSPPPPEKSPPPPYYYKSPPPPMHSPPPPYYYKSPPPPSPSPPPPYHYTSPPPPSPSPPPPYHYSSPPPPSPSPPPPYHYTSPPPPSPSPPPPYLYQSPPPPVKSPPPPAYIYASPPPPTIY, encoded by the exons ATGAGGATTTCCGGCCGCGGCCCCAACGGGGGCCGTTTTTGGCCTCAATGTGTCTTGGCAATTGCTGTGCTGTTTGTGGCATTGAGCAATGTAGGCTCAGTCTCGGCGGATGATAAGTACCTGTACTCTTCTCCACCACCACCGTATgagtacaaatctccaccaccaccgtcACCGTCTCCGCCACCACCGTATGAGTACAAGTCTCCACCACCtccgtcttcatctccaccaccaccttATGAATATaagtcaccaccaccaccaaagcattctcctcctccaccataCTACTACAAGTCACCTCCTCCACCATCTCCATCACCACCTCCACCTTACTACTATAAATCGCCACCACCACCGGAGCATTCTCCTCCTCCACCTTACTTTTACAAATCCCCACCACCACCGGAGCattctcctcctccaccataCTACTACAAATCACCACCACCGCCAGAGAAATCCCCACCTCCTCCATACTACTACAAGTCACCACCACCGCCGGAGAAATCTCCACCCCCACCATATTACTACAAGTCACCACCACCGCCAGAGAAATCCCCACCTCCTCCATATTACTACAAGTCACCACCACCGCCAGAGAAATCTCCACCCCCACCATATTACTACaagtcaccaccaccaccggtCCATTCTCCTCCGCCACCGTACTACTACAAGTCACCACCACCGCCAGAGAAATCCCCACCTCCTCCATACTACTACAAGTCACCTCCACCACCGGTCCACTCTCCTCCACCACCTTACTACTACAAGTCTCCACCTCCTCCTGAaaaatcaccaccaccaccttacTATTACAAATCACCTCCACCACCAGTCCACTCTCCTCCACCACCTTACTACTACAAGTCTCCACCTCCTCCTGAaaaatcaccaccaccaccttacTATTACAAATCACCTCCACCACCAGTCCACTCTCCTCCACCACCTTACTACTATAAGTCCCCACCACCACCTTCACATCCTCCACCGTCCCCGTACTATTACAAATCTCCTCCACCACCATACTACTACACTTCTCCTCCACCACCGGCACCGTatccccacccccacccccacccccatcCATTTGTAGTGAAGGTTGTTGGCAAAGTTTACTGCTATAGATGCTATGACTGGACTTATCCAGTGAAGTCACACAACAAGAAACACCTCACAG GTGCTGTCGTGGAGGTGACATGCAAGGTCGGCGACAAGACGACCACCGCGTACGGCAAGACCAAGGACAACGGCAAATACAGCATCACGGTGGAGGGATTTGACTACAAGAAGTACGGAGTGGAGGCATGCAAGGCCAAGCTCCACGCGCCACCAAAGGATTCACCATGTAACGTCCCTACAAGCCTTCATTGGGGCAACAAGGGTGCCACTCTCAAGGTGAAGTCAGGCAACAAATATGAGGTGGTCTTTAAAGCTAAGCCATTTGCTTATGCTCCTAAGACACCTTACAAGGGATGTGAAAAGCCCAAGCCTAGTCCTTCTCCTTACTACTACACTtccccacctcctcctcctcccactTACGTTTACAAGTCACCACCGCCTCCAACTTATGTTTACAAGTCACCGCCTCCTCCACCTTACGTGTACAAgtctccaccaccacctcccCCAAAGTATATCTATAAGTCACCACCGCCTCCACCTTACATTTACAAGTCAccgcctccaccaccaccgACATACATCTACAAgtcacctcctcctccaccttaCGTGTACAAgtctccaccaccacctccaccaaaGTATATCTATAAGTCACCCCCACCACCTCCTTACGTGTACaagtcaccaccaccacctccaccaaaGTATATCTATAAGTCACCCCCACCACCTCCTTACATGTACAAgtcaccacctccaccaccaccaacgtaTATTTATAAGtcacctccacctcctccttaCATTTACaagtcaccaccaccaccagtacACTCTCCTCCACCTTATTACTATAAATCTCCACCACCGCCAGTACATTCTCCTCCACCACCTTACTACTATAAATCTCCTCCACCACCAGTGTACTCTCCACCTCCATATTACTACAAATCACCCCCACCACCGGTGCattctcctcctccaccataCTACTACAAGTCTCCACCTCCTCCATCGCCATCACCACCTCCACCTTACTATTATAAGTCCCCACCACCACCAGAGAAatctccacctcctccatacTATTACAAGTCACCTCCACCACCTGTCCACTCTCCTCCTCCACCATACTACTACaagtcaccaccaccaccagtgaAATCTCCACCACCTCCCTATTACTACAAGTCACCCCCACCACCAGTGCACTCGCCTCCTCCACCCTACTACTACaagtcaccaccaccaccaccagaaaAATCTTTGCCTCCTCCATACTACTACAAGTCACCCCCGCCACCAGTGCACTCACCCCCTCCACCCTACTACTACAAGTCACCCCCGCCACCAGTGCACTCACCCCCTCCACCCTACTACTACAAGTCACCCCCACCACCGGAGAAATCACCGCCTCCTCCATACTACTACAAGTCACCCCCACCGCCAGTGCACTCGCCTCCTCCACCCTACTACTACaagtcaccaccaccaccggagaaatctccacctcctccatacTACTACaagtcaccaccaccaccggaggaatctccacctcctccatacTACTACAAGTCACCCCCACCGCCAGTGCACTCTCCTCCTCCACCATATTACTACaagtcaccaccaccaccggaggaatctccacctcctccatacCACTACAAGTCACCCCCACCGCCAGTGCACTCTCCTCCTCCACCCTACTACTACAAGTCCCCACCACCACCAGAGAAatctccacctcctccatacTACTACAAATCACCCCCACCGCCAGTGCACTCTCCTCCTCCACCATACTATTACaagtcaccaccaccaccggagaaatctcctcctcctccatactACTACAAATCACCCCCACCCCCAATGCACTCTCCTCCTCCACCGTACTACTACAAgtccccaccaccaccatctccatcaccaccaccaccttacCACTACacctctccaccaccaccatcgccatctcctcctcctccctacCACTACAGCTCCCCACCCCCACCTtctccatcaccaccaccaccctaCCACTATACCTCTCCACCACCACCTTCTCCGTCTCCCCCTCCTCCCTACCTCTACCAGTCCCCACCTCCACCGGTGAAATCACCTCCACCTCCAGCCTACATTTATGCATCTCCACCTCCACCAACTATCTACTAA